One genomic region from Mycobacterium basiliense encodes:
- a CDS encoding type III pantothenate kinase, translating to MLLAIDVRNTHTVVGLISGAKEHAKVAQQWRIRTESEVTADELALTIDGLIGEDSERLTGSAALSTVPSVLHEVRIMLDQYWPSIPHVLIEPGVRTGIPLLVDNPKEVGADRIVNCLAAYHKFGKAAIVVDFGSSICVDVVSAKGEFLGGAIAPGVQVSSDAAAARSAALRRVELARPRSVVGKNTVECMQAGAVFGFAGLVDGLVARIREDVRGFSGADDVAVVATGHTAPLLLPELHTVDHHDRHLTLHGLRLVFERNHDAQRGRLKPAR from the coding sequence GTGCTGCTGGCGATAGATGTCCGCAACACGCACACCGTCGTCGGCTTGATATCCGGCGCCAAAGAGCACGCAAAGGTTGCGCAGCAGTGGCGGATACGCACCGAATCCGAGGTCACCGCGGACGAACTTGCGCTCACGATTGATGGTTTGATCGGCGAGGATTCCGAACGGCTCACCGGTTCGGCCGCCCTGTCCACTGTTCCGTCGGTGCTGCACGAAGTGCGGATCATGCTCGACCAGTACTGGCCGTCGATCCCACACGTGTTGATCGAACCGGGCGTGCGTACGGGTATTCCGCTGCTCGTCGACAACCCCAAAGAGGTAGGCGCCGACCGGATCGTGAATTGCCTGGCGGCCTATCACAAGTTCGGCAAGGCCGCCATCGTCGTCGATTTCGGATCGTCGATCTGCGTGGATGTGGTGTCGGCTAAGGGCGAATTCCTGGGTGGCGCTATCGCGCCCGGTGTTCAGGTGTCGTCGGATGCCGCCGCGGCTCGGTCGGCGGCATTGCGTCGGGTGGAGCTGGCCCGGCCGCGTTCAGTGGTAGGCAAGAACACTGTCGAATGCATGCAGGCCGGTGCCGTGTTCGGCTTTGCGGGGCTGGTCGACGGCCTGGTCGCACGGATTCGCGAGGACGTGCGGGGGTTCTCCGGTGCCGACGACGTCGCCGTCGTGGCGACCGGACATACGGCGCCGCTGTTGCTGCCCGAGCTACATACGGTCGACCACCATGACCGTCACCTGACCCTGCACGGTCTGCGGCTGGTTTTCGAACGCAACCATGACGCTCAGCGCGGGCGGTTGAAGCCGGCGCGCTAG
- a CDS encoding DUF6779 domain-containing protein produces the protein MTVLSRGARVRRGGRRPGWVLLTTLLVLAIGASSALVFTNRVELLKLAVILALWAAVAGAFVSVVYRRQADADQARARDMKLVYDLQLDREIAARREYELTVESQLRRELAVELRGAAADEVAALRAELSALRTSLEILFDADLEHRPALETVDKEAHIARAVADRIRTGESQIADWLSSDSVPMGRHGESTGRAEEAIIDVPEVGVLPSDERVGTSPFGAAAGMSTGGRESLLAQPPAGHFDGEHPGERDRMRYDAEPAQPDLRYEPRHRPPPSPAPPPAAGSPGPAPQTDPSALRPAAADGQWWLPGAPGNHWASEDFGARSPAPPSGRRRRARHSSPEEEHGDFGAGQVEVPGEFGGRRSRSRHAADYRQYGVGTPGADSAAGGPHGAEPPPPTPPAGPPPPRLATPPAPEPAARHRSPDSEFDDTSPTHDPDSHSGGQSVADLMARLQVEPSGGGRRRRRDG, from the coding sequence GTTGGGTGCTCTTAACGACGTTGCTGGTCCTTGCAATCGGGGCCAGTTCTGCGCTGGTTTTCACCAATCGTGTGGAACTGCTGAAACTGGCCGTGATCTTGGCGCTGTGGGCCGCAGTGGCCGGTGCGTTTGTGTCCGTGGTGTACCGCCGGCAGGCTGACGCCGATCAGGCGCGGGCACGCGATATGAAGCTGGTGTATGACCTTCAGTTGGATCGCGAAATCGCGGCCCGCCGGGAGTACGAGTTGACGGTGGAGTCGCAGCTGCGCCGGGAACTCGCGGTCGAGCTGCGGGGTGCTGCCGCCGACGAGGTGGCGGCGCTACGTGCCGAACTTTCGGCGCTGCGAACGAGCCTGGAGATCTTGTTCGACGCCGACCTCGAGCACCGTCCCGCGTTGGAGACCGTCGACAAAGAGGCACACATCGCCCGCGCGGTGGCCGATCGCATCCGCACCGGCGAGAGCCAGATCGCGGACTGGCTATCCAGTGATTCCGTGCCGATGGGCCGCCATGGCGAAAGCACTGGCCGAGCCGAGGAGGCGATCATCGACGTCCCTGAGGTGGGGGTGTTGCCCTCAGACGAGCGGGTGGGGACGTCGCCGTTTGGTGCTGCGGCGGGCATGTCAACCGGTGGTCGAGAATCCTTGTTGGCGCAACCGCCGGCCGGCCACTTCGATGGGGAACACCCGGGGGAGCGGGACCGGATGCGTTATGACGCGGAGCCGGCACAACCCGATCTACGATACGAGCCTCGCCATCGCCCGCCGCCGTCCCCCGCACCTCCCCCCGCGGCTGGGTCACCAGGCCCTGCGCCGCAAACCGATCCGTCGGCACTGCGACCGGCCGCCGCGGACGGACAGTGGTGGCTTCCTGGAGCGCCCGGCAACCACTGGGCGTCGGAGGACTTTGGTGCGCGCTCGCCGGCGCCACCCTCGGGCCGCAGGCGGCGTGCCCGGCACTCCAGCCCGGAGGAGGAGCACGGCGACTTCGGCGCGGGTCAGGTCGAGGTGCCGGGAGAATTTGGCGGTCGCCGGTCGCGGTCTCGCCATGCGGCGGACTACCGCCAGTATGGTGTCGGAACCCCGGGCGCCGACTCGGCCGCCGGTGGCCCGCACGGCGCTGAACCTCCGCCGCCCACCCCACCTGCGGGCCCTCCGCCACCGCGGCTGGCGACCCCGCCGGCGCCTGAGCCCGCTGCCCGGCACCGCAGTCCGGATTCGGAATTCGACGACACGTCACCCACCCATGACCCTGACTCGCACAGCGGTGGTCAGTCTGTCGCGGACCTCATGGCGCGGCTGCAGGTCGAGCCGTCGGGGGGAGGCCGGCGTCGTCGCCGCGACGGTTGA
- the lsr2 gene encoding histone-like nucleoid-structuring protein Lsr2: MAKKVTVTLVDDFDGAGAADETVEFGLDGVTYEIDLSSKNAAKLRGDLKQWVTAGRRVGGRRRGRSGSGRGRGAIDREQSAAIREWARRNGHNVSTRGRIPADVIDAFHAAT, translated from the coding sequence ATGGCGAAGAAAGTTACCGTCACCTTGGTCGATGATTTCGACGGTGCCGGTGCCGCTGACGAAACGGTTGAATTCGGGCTTGACGGGGTGACCTACGAGATTGACCTTTCTTCCAAGAATGCCGCGAAACTGCGTGGCGATCTGAAGCAGTGGGTTACTGCGGGCCGGCGAGTCGGTGGCCGTCGGCGTGGGCGTTCCGGTTCCGGACGTGGCCGCGGCGCGATTGACCGCGAACAGAGTGCCGCGATCCGGGAATGGGCGCGTCGTAATGGACATAATGTGTCGACACGTGGCCGCATCCCGGCGGACGTCATCGACGCATTCCACGCAGCGACATAG
- the panD gene encoding aspartate 1-decarboxylase — translation MLRTMLKSKIHRATVTQADLHYVGSVTIDADLMDAADLLEGEQVTIVDIDNGARLVTYAIIGERGSGVIGINGAAAHLVHPGDLVILIAYGTMEDAEARAYKPRIVFVDADNRQIDLGDDPAFVPAIDIPGVGELLDPRIGVR, via the coding sequence ATGTTACGGACAATGCTGAAGTCGAAGATCCATCGCGCCACCGTTACCCAGGCCGACCTACATTACGTCGGTTCGGTGACCATCGACGCCGACCTGATGGATGCCGCCGATCTGCTCGAGGGTGAGCAGGTGACCATCGTCGACATCGACAACGGCGCCCGACTGGTCACCTACGCGATCATCGGCGAGCGTGGCAGTGGCGTGATCGGAATCAACGGCGCCGCAGCGCATCTCGTTCACCCGGGCGATCTGGTGATCCTGATCGCATACGGGACCATGGAAGATGCCGAGGCGCGCGCCTACAAGCCGCGAATCGTGTTCGTTGACGCCGACAACCGGCAGATCGACCTGGGGGACGATCCGGCGTTCGTACCTGCCATCGATATACCCGGAGTGGGTGAGCTGTTGGACCCGCGGATCGGTGTGCGGTAG
- the clpC1 gene encoding ATP-dependent protease ATP-binding subunit ClpC codes for MFERFTDRARRVVVLAQEEARMLNHNYIGTEHILLGLIHEGEGVAAKSLESLGISLEGVRSQVEEIIGQGQQAPSGHIPFTPRAKKVLELSLREALQLGHNYIGTEHILLGLIREGEGVAAQVLVKLGAELTRVRQQVIQLLSGYQGKEAAEAGTGGRGGESGSPSTSLVLDQFGRNLTAAAMEGKLDPVIGREKEIERVMQVLSRRTKNNPVLIGEPGVGKTAVVEGLAQAIVHGEVPETLKDKQLYTLDLGSLVAGSRYRGDFEERLKKVLKEINTRGDIILFIDELHTLVGAGAAEGAIDAASILKPKLARGELQTIGATTLDEYRKYIEKDAALERRFQPVQVGEPTVEHTIEILKGLRDRYEAHHRVSITDSAMVAAATLADRYINDRFLPDKAIDLIDEAGARMRIRRMTAPPDLREFDEKIAEARREKESAIDAQDFEKAASLRDREKQLVAQRAEREKQWRSGDLDVVAEVDDEQIAEVLGNWTGIPVFKLTEAETTRLLRMEDELHKRIIGQEDAVRAVSKAIRRTRAGLKDPKRPSGSFIFAGPSGVGKTELSKALANFLFGDDDALIQIDMGEFHDRFTASRLFGAPPGYVGYEEGGQLTEKVRRKPFSVVLFDEIEKAHQEIYNSLLQVLEDGRLTDGQGRTVDFKNTVLIFTSNLGTSDISKPVGLGFTKGGGENDYERMKQKVNDELKKHFRPEFLNRIDDIIVFHQLTRDEIIRMVDLMIGRVAAQLKSKDMALELTDKAKSLLAKRGFDPVLGARPLRRTIQREIEDQLSEKILFEEVGPGQIVTVDVDNWDGEGAGEDAVFTFTGTRKPPAEPDLAKAGAHTAGGPGPETQ; via the coding sequence ATGTTCGAACGATTTACCGACCGTGCCCGCAGGGTCGTCGTCCTGGCGCAAGAAGAGGCCCGGATGCTGAACCACAACTACATCGGTACCGAGCACATTCTGTTGGGCCTTATCCACGAAGGCGAGGGCGTAGCAGCCAAGTCGCTCGAATCGCTGGGTATCTCGTTAGAGGGCGTCCGCAGCCAGGTGGAGGAGATCATCGGCCAGGGCCAGCAGGCCCCGTCGGGCCACATCCCGTTCACTCCTCGGGCCAAGAAGGTCCTCGAGCTGAGCCTGCGCGAGGCGCTGCAACTGGGCCACAACTACATCGGCACCGAGCACATCCTGCTCGGTCTGATCCGTGAGGGTGAGGGCGTGGCCGCCCAGGTGCTGGTGAAGCTGGGTGCCGAGCTGACCCGAGTGCGTCAGCAGGTGATTCAGCTGCTGAGCGGCTACCAGGGCAAGGAGGCCGCCGAGGCCGGTACCGGTGGTCGGGGCGGCGAATCGGGTAGCCCGTCGACGTCGTTGGTGCTCGACCAATTCGGCCGCAACCTGACCGCCGCTGCCATGGAAGGCAAGCTAGACCCGGTCATCGGCCGCGAAAAGGAAATCGAGCGGGTCATGCAGGTGCTCTCCCGACGCACCAAGAACAACCCGGTGCTCATCGGCGAGCCCGGCGTCGGCAAGACTGCGGTGGTCGAGGGCCTGGCGCAGGCCATCGTGCACGGCGAGGTTCCCGAGACGCTGAAGGACAAGCAGCTCTACACGCTGGACCTGGGCTCGCTGGTCGCGGGTTCGCGTTACCGCGGTGACTTCGAGGAGCGCCTGAAGAAGGTGCTCAAGGAGATCAATACCCGCGGCGACATCATCCTGTTCATCGACGAGCTACACACGCTGGTTGGGGCGGGTGCCGCCGAGGGTGCTATCGACGCCGCAAGCATCCTCAAGCCCAAGCTGGCTCGCGGCGAGCTGCAGACGATCGGCGCCACCACGCTTGACGAGTACCGCAAGTACATCGAGAAGGACGCCGCCCTAGAGCGCCGCTTCCAGCCGGTGCAGGTCGGCGAGCCGACCGTGGAGCACACCATCGAGATCCTCAAGGGTCTGCGTGACCGCTACGAGGCCCACCACCGGGTGTCGATCACCGACAGCGCGATGGTGGCCGCCGCGACGCTGGCCGATCGCTACATCAACGACCGGTTCCTGCCGGACAAGGCGATCGACCTGATCGACGAGGCGGGCGCGCGGATGCGGATCCGCCGCATGACCGCGCCGCCGGACCTGCGCGAATTCGACGAGAAGATCGCCGAGGCCCGCCGGGAGAAGGAATCGGCGATCGACGCCCAGGACTTCGAGAAGGCCGCTAGCCTGCGCGATCGAGAAAAACAACTGGTGGCCCAACGTGCCGAGCGTGAAAAGCAATGGCGTTCAGGTGATTTGGACGTTGTTGCCGAGGTTGACGATGAGCAGATCGCCGAAGTGCTGGGTAACTGGACCGGCATCCCGGTGTTCAAGCTGACCGAGGCCGAGACCACCCGGTTGCTGCGTATGGAAGACGAGCTGCACAAGCGAATCATCGGGCAAGAAGATGCCGTCCGTGCTGTTTCTAAGGCCATCCGCCGTACCCGTGCCGGGTTGAAGGACCCCAAGCGGCCGTCTGGCTCGTTCATCTTCGCCGGCCCGTCCGGTGTCGGTAAGACCGAGCTGTCCAAGGCGCTGGCCAACTTCTTGTTCGGCGACGACGACGCACTCATCCAGATCGACATGGGCGAGTTCCACGACCGGTTCACCGCGTCGCGGCTGTTCGGCGCCCCACCCGGATACGTTGGTTACGAGGAGGGTGGCCAGCTGACCGAGAAGGTGCGGCGCAAGCCGTTCTCGGTGGTGCTGTTCGACGAGATCGAGAAGGCGCACCAGGAGATCTACAACAGCCTGTTGCAGGTCCTCGAGGATGGCCGGCTCACCGACGGGCAGGGGCGCACGGTGGACTTCAAGAACACCGTGCTGATCTTCACCTCCAACCTCGGCACCTCCGATATCTCCAAGCCGGTCGGTCTGGGCTTTACCAAGGGCGGCGGCGAAAACGACTACGAGCGGATGAAGCAGAAGGTCAACGACGAGCTGAAGAAGCATTTCCGACCGGAGTTCCTCAACCGTATCGACGACATCATCGTCTTCCACCAGCTGACTCGCGACGAGATCATCCGGATGGTCGACCTGATGATCGGACGGGTTGCCGCCCAGCTGAAGAGCAAGGACATGGCCCTGGAGCTGACCGACAAGGCCAAGTCGTTGCTGGCCAAGCGGGGCTTCGACCCGGTGCTGGGTGCCCGTCCGTTGCGGCGCACCATCCAGCGCGAGATCGAGGACCAGCTCTCCGAGAAGATCCTCTTCGAGGAGGTTGGCCCGGGACAGATCGTCACCGTCGATGTGGACAACTGGGACGGGGAAGGTGCTGGTGAGGACGCGGTGTTCACGTTCACCGGAACCCGGAAGCCACCCGCCGAGCCGGACCTGGCGAAGGCGGGAGCGCACACCGCGGGCGGACCCGGGCCGGAGACGCAGTAG
- a CDS encoding Rossmann-like and DUF2520 domain-containing protein, translating to MVQFDGLRPARLKVGIISAGRVGTALGVALERADHVVVACSAISRASLQRAQRRLPDTPVLPPQDVAAGAELLLLAVTDSELASLVSGLAATSAVRPGTIVAHTSGANGIGILAPLTQQGCVPLAIHPAMTFTGSDEDISRLPDTCFGVTASDDVGYAIAQSLVLEMGGEPFCVREDARILYHAALAHASNHLVTVLADALEALRAALRGQELLGQQRVDNQPGGIAERIVGPLARAALENTLQRGQAALTGPIARGDAAAVAGHLAALMQLDPQLANAYRVNALRTAQRSHAPSDVVEVLAP from the coding sequence ATGGTGCAGTTCGACGGTTTGCGCCCGGCCAGGCTCAAGGTGGGGATCATCTCCGCCGGCCGGGTGGGCACCGCGTTGGGAGTTGCGCTCGAGCGCGCCGATCATGTTGTGGTGGCGTGCAGCGCGATCTCGCGCGCGTCGCTGCAGCGGGCGCAGCGCCGGCTGCCCGATACCCCGGTGTTGCCGCCGCAAGATGTGGCCGCCGGAGCCGAATTGCTGCTGTTGGCGGTGACTGACAGCGAGTTGGCGAGTCTGGTATCCGGATTGGCCGCCACGTCCGCGGTGCGCCCGGGAACGATAGTGGCGCACACGTCCGGTGCCAACGGCATTGGGATTCTGGCACCGCTGACCCAGCAGGGCTGCGTACCACTGGCCATCCACCCGGCAATGACCTTCACCGGGTCCGACGAAGACATCAGCCGGCTACCGGACACCTGTTTCGGAGTGACCGCGTCCGACGACGTCGGGTATGCGATTGCCCAATCGCTGGTGCTCGAAATGGGTGGGGAGCCGTTTTGCGTGCGAGAGGACGCACGCATCCTCTACCACGCCGCGTTGGCCCATGCCAGCAATCATCTCGTGACGGTGCTCGCCGACGCTTTGGAGGCGTTGCGTGCCGCGCTGCGGGGGCAGGAGCTACTCGGCCAACAGCGCGTTGACAACCAGCCGGGCGGGATCGCCGAACGCATCGTCGGGCCCTTGGCCCGGGCGGCGCTGGAGAACACGCTGCAGCGTGGGCAGGCGGCGCTGACGGGTCCGATTGCTCGCGGTGACGCGGCCGCGGTTGCCGGGCATCTGGCCGCGCTGATGCAGCTAGACCCACAGCTGGCCAACGCATATCGGGTGAATGCGCTGCGGACCGCTCAGCGGTCCCACGCGCCCTCGGACGTCGTCGAGGTGTTGGCGCCATGA
- the lysS gene encoding lysine--tRNA ligase codes for MNSAEADLPEQFRIRRDKRARLLAEGHDPYPVAIERTHTLAEIRAAYPDLPTDSVTEDIVGVAGRVIFARNTGKLCFATLQDGDGTQLQVMVSLDKVGREALDAWKADVDLGDIVFVHGVVISSRRGELSVLADSWQMAAKALRPLPVAYREMNEEARVRQRYVDLIVRPQAREVARQRIAVIRAIRNALERRGFLEVETPMLQTLAGGAAARPFITHSNALDMDLYLRIAPELFLKRCIVGGFDRVFELNRVFRNEGADSTHSPEFSMLETYQTYGTYDDSAVITRELIQEVADEAIGTRQLPMPDGSVYDIDGEWSTIQMYSSLSAALGEEITPETSVDRLRDIARRLDVDIENSVLGHGKLVEELWEHMVGNKLTTPTFVKDFPVETTPLTRQHRSVPGVTEKWDLYLRGVELATGYSELTDPVVQRERFADQARAAAAGDDEAMQLDDEFLAALEHGMPPCTGTGMGIDRLLMSLTGLSIRETVLFPIVRPHSN; via the coding sequence GTGAACTCCGCCGAGGCCGACCTTCCCGAGCAGTTCCGGATCCGTCGGGACAAGCGCGCTCGCTTATTGGCCGAAGGGCACGACCCCTACCCGGTAGCCATCGAGCGCACCCACACTCTGGCCGAGATCCGCGCCGCCTATCCCGACCTGCCAACCGACTCGGTGACCGAAGACATCGTCGGCGTGGCGGGCCGGGTGATATTCGCGCGGAACACCGGAAAACTGTGTTTTGCGACACTCCAGGACGGCGACGGCACCCAGCTGCAGGTGATGGTCAGCCTCGACAAGGTGGGCCGGGAAGCCCTGGACGCCTGGAAAGCCGACGTCGACCTCGGCGACATCGTGTTTGTGCACGGCGTAGTGATCAGCTCGCGCCGCGGTGAATTGTCCGTTTTGGCCGATTCCTGGCAAATGGCCGCCAAGGCGCTGCGGCCATTGCCTGTCGCGTATCGGGAGATGAACGAAGAGGCGCGGGTGCGGCAGCGCTATGTCGACCTGATCGTTCGCCCGCAAGCGCGCGAAGTTGCCCGCCAGCGGATTGCGGTAATCCGCGCGATCCGCAATGCCCTGGAGCGGCGTGGGTTTCTCGAAGTCGAAACGCCGATGTTGCAGACTCTCGCCGGCGGCGCGGCGGCTCGACCGTTCATCACTCATTCCAATGCGCTGGACATGGACCTTTACCTTCGCATAGCGCCGGAACTGTTCCTCAAGCGTTGTATCGTCGGCGGTTTCGACAGGGTCTTCGAACTAAATCGGGTGTTCCGAAACGAAGGGGCCGATTCCACTCATTCACCGGAATTCTCCATGTTGGAGACCTACCAGACCTATGGAACCTATGACGATTCAGCGGTGATCACCAGAGAGCTTATTCAAGAGGTGGCAGACGAGGCGATCGGAACCAGACAACTTCCGATGCCCGACGGCAGTGTCTACGACATCGACGGAGAATGGTCGACTATCCAGATGTATTCCTCCTTGTCGGCTGCGCTCGGTGAAGAGATCACTCCGGAGACCTCTGTTGATCGCTTACGAGACATCGCGCGCCGACTCGATGTAGACATTGAAAACAGTGTTTTAGGTCACGGCAAACTTGTCGAGGAACTGTGGGAGCACATGGTGGGCAACAAGTTGACCACGCCGACATTTGTCAAGGATTTTCCGGTAGAGACAACGCCATTGACCCGCCAGCATCGCAGCGTCCCTGGCGTCACCGAGAAGTGGGATCTCTATCTGCGCGGAGTCGAACTGGCTACGGGTTACTCGGAATTGACCGATCCGGTGGTGCAGCGCGAGCGATTCGCCGACCAAGCGCGTGCCGCCGCTGCCGGCGATGACGAGGCGATGCAGCTTGACGATGAATTTCTAGCCGCGCTCGAGCACGGCATGCCGCCGTGTACCGGGACGGGTATGGGTATTGATCGGTTGTTGATGAGTTTGACCGGGCTGTCAATTAGGGAGACAGTTTTGTTCCCGATTGTTCGACCGCACTCGAACTGA
- the panC gene encoding pantoate--beta-alanine ligase: protein MPAFNAGELNTYSVLGDVQHVTRALRHTGRRVMLVPTMGALHEGHMSLVRAAKRVPGAVVVVSIFVNPLQFGAGEDLDAYPRTLDDDLARLRAEGVEIAFTPNAAAMYPHGLRTTVQPGPLAAELEGGPRPTHFAGVLTVVLKLFQIVRPDVAFFGEKDYQQLVLIRQMVADLNVDVQVVGIPTVREGDGLALSSRNRYLDPAQRQAAVALSAALTAGAHAATAGVQAALDAARAVLDDAPGVAVDYLELRDAGLGPVQGNGSGRLLVAARVGSTRLLDNVEIQIGNVEIQIGNVAGTIGPDEPRAEYAQTQRRN from the coding sequence ATGCCAGCATTCAACGCTGGCGAGCTCAACACCTACTCGGTTCTCGGCGATGTCCAGCACGTCACCCGCGCGCTACGGCACACCGGTCGGCGGGTGATGTTGGTACCCACGATGGGCGCCCTGCACGAGGGACACATGTCGTTAGTCCGTGCGGCCAAGCGAGTTCCCGGCGCGGTGGTGGTGGTCTCGATCTTCGTCAATCCGCTGCAGTTCGGGGCCGGAGAAGACCTCGACGCATACCCGCGAACCCTGGACGACGACTTGGCGCGGTTGCGCGCCGAAGGTGTGGAGATCGCTTTTACACCCAACGCCGCGGCGATGTATCCCCACGGCCTGCGCACCACCGTGCAGCCCGGTCCGCTGGCCGCCGAACTCGAAGGCGGCCCGCGGCCAACACATTTCGCCGGCGTGCTGACCGTTGTGCTGAAGCTGTTCCAGATCGTGCGTCCGGATGTGGCGTTCTTCGGTGAGAAGGACTACCAACAGCTGGTGCTGATCCGACAGATGGTTGCGGACCTGAACGTCGATGTGCAGGTGGTCGGGATTCCGACCGTTCGGGAAGGTGACGGGTTGGCGTTGTCCTCCCGAAACCGCTACTTGGACCCGGCCCAGCGGCAGGCGGCCGTGGCACTGTCGGCCGCGCTGACGGCCGGCGCACATGCGGCGACCGCGGGTGTCCAGGCCGCTCTCGACGCCGCGCGCGCAGTGCTTGACGATGCACCCGGCGTGGCGGTCGACTATCTAGAGCTGCGTGATGCCGGCCTTGGTCCGGTGCAAGGCAACGGATCCGGCCGGCTGCTGGTGGCCGCCAGGGTCGGCAGCACCAGACTTCTCGACAACGTCGAAATCCAGATCGGAAATGTTGAAATCCAGATCGGAAATGTCGCCGGCACCATCGGGCCGGACGAACCTCGGGCCGAGTATGCCCAAACGCAACGGAGGAACTGA